The genome window cAATTATATAAAAGGGGTCCAAGTGTCCAacatgagaaaagaaaagaacaataaAATCTCATTGCAATGGTTTAATCCACACATATGATCACAAGTTTCTATCAATAAAAGCCCATGTCACTGCCTAAACGGAAAGACCAAGTAAGCTGGAGGGGAAAAAAGGTGATAATAAAGATTGAAACATCTAAATGCtagcaagaaagaaaaagcatTCATAAAAATTATCCGAAATTTAATCAATGTaatgatgtttttgtttttttattcaactagCCTAGTCCCTAACATTTAGCAATCCTTATATGAATAACCCTTGTTTACTTGTTCACATATGCTCGATCAAATTCATCAATGTAACTTTTCATAGGAGCAAAATGTTAAGGGAAGACGAATGCATATATTCTTGTGATAACTTAGAaacctttctaaagaagagcCCTTTGGACTTGTTTCCAGCAAGTAAAACCTACGGGCAACTGGTATGTGAAATTAACATACCTTATCAAAGATAAGTACCGCAAGTTTAGGAGCCTGATGAAGCAAGAGTGGTAGCACATTCTCCATTAGACAATGATGACCGTACTCGAAGTTCAAGCGAGCCAATTTATGAAACATGGGAggatcatcaaaatcaattgcATTGCAAAGGCACTGCAAAACAACATAACAATCACAACTCCGACTCCCAACAACAATATTACTACTTGTCCAAGAAGAAGTGCTTAGCCATTTAATAATAGAGCATGAAAAACATGTTCTTACCTCTGTGGTAGATGAGTCCAAATGTAGTGATTTAACATTATAGAGAGCTCTGAGGAAAGCCCATACCCTCTTTCCATATTCTTGAAACCCATCAAATAATTCAGTTAAACAACTAACACTTACATACGAATCTGAGGTCTCAAGAACTGCTTCAACTAAGTTGGACAGGTTATCCAACAAAACGTACTTGCCTATATTACCCATGAAATAAAGGTACTCGAGACATGGGGCGTTTATCTCAAGTTTGTAGTTCGGAATATGGATACAAAATTGTAATCTTTTCAGCGTTGGCacaatgattttaaaattgttttcaccGTCTTCGTTCCCCAATATTTGTACAGACAAATCCTGAAGGACGGGGCAGCAACTAAGGAGCCTGGAGAAAGAGTCCGGGTTTGCATATTCCACTAAGTGGAGATGCAAAACCTTGAGACTCGGGAACCCCATGGCTGAAGATGATGGAGGATCGAGAACAATGCTGCCACCCAATTTCAAAACAGCTAAAGTTTTGCAATAATTGAAGAGAGTAAAGGGCAAGATGAAATGGTCAGGAAGGGGAAGATAAATGTCGAGATCAAGCACTTCGAAGCCGCGCGTAATCGCGGTACGAAGCCACGTATCAACGTGAATCGGGTCACAATCGTTTTGCCAGCGGAGGCGAAACTCTTTTGGGGGATTGGGATTGGCATTGCGAAGAGACCAGACCCTAGACACGATATGAGCGAATGTAAAACGGTACCGTTTCAAAAGAGGCAGAGGAGAGGGTCTTTGCCAAGTGGGGTACGAAGGCAAAGAAGATGAGATCCTCAGAAATCCAACTTCGAAGTCGTCGAAGTCGAGATTTGGGACGAGAGTCCAGAGAGTCTTCCACCTGCTCGATAAAATGCTGGTGACAACGGCGTCTTTGGTTGTGAGAAAGGAGAGGATATGGGAGAGGAGAGAGTCGGGTAAATCGCTGATCCTGTCCACCGCTATTCGTTTCTTGCgtttcagtttcagtttcagTATTGGCTTCTTGCTTCTTTTTGAGGTTGATTTGGATTTGGCCATTCGGATTTTGTTGTGGAGCACAAAGTCTGGAATTCCCAATCGAAACTATCAGAATACTTACTGCGCTTCAGAAGATGAGAATAAATAGGTTTCAAAATTAATTCCCGGGATTTCGAAATTTTTGAGGGTATTGAAGGGCGGCAATTTGCTTTTAGGGTTTGGTTTAGACTTTTGAGGTCTCTTATGAGTTTCCCTTGTGGACAAGTGCTGTTGTCTACTACTTCactaaaaaactttcatttatttaaaattattagttagaaaaaatttttaaatataaattaattattgactcaataattttaaacaaatggaAGCTTTTTAGTGGAATAGTAGACAAGTGACGACAAATGACGTGatcttaatttcttcaaaggttgatattgattttttttttttttttttgataaggtgatattgatatttgatattgAGTAATTTCCGCTGATGATAGATGCAAGTGGTTTTACCactttttgataaatttatcccaacattacttctttctttttttctttttttttttttctttttttgggcaaTTGATTAGTTAATGGGCCGGTCAGGTTAGgttgaaagaaaaaaggttaGCTTATGATTGTCTCTATATGCTATGCTAATTTTATCTTCAGCAAGCAAGGTTTTTGGGTTGGGCCTAATAGGTTATCTATGAGCTTGTATTAgcactttattttattattttttataaggaaataatcactttttttttatatatatattaaaaaaaaaatcaatctatttttttaggaaagaatcaaagaatttataacttttttttttattgtcaaatctatttaatatatatatatatatatatatatattttgataatctcTTTCGTTTTGGTTCATAGTAGATAGACTACTAGAAACAAATATACTTAGTAAGTTGAGTTTAATACAATCATAGTATCTTAGTCAGCGccggcccaacataatttgaAGCTTAAGACAAAAAATCTATGCGAGGGCCTTTTATATTTAAacattaatcaaataaaattatttaataataattaaattaagactaaTTTGACATATTAAATATAGAAATTGATGAATAATCCTAACTAAACTAAGGTTAATTTCATttgagaattgaatatcatagttgaagcataaatttaaacaaaaagaactaaaatatatatatatatatatatatattttataaaagaaacttaaggcatgtttggttagttgaaaaaagttgtgttttttattttcattttagttttcaatGGGGGccaccactaaaaaaaaaaaaaaaaaaaatcttgtttggtTTATGAACTTGTACtcagttttcattttcagtatcctaaaaattagatttgaataccaaaaatgaaaacaccTTTTTAGCgtttttattttcatagaaAATGAATGTCAAACCTTATATAAtgaattttataacaatttcaaaCCGTATATAATGAATTTTATACCCAAAAATATGTATTCAAAATAACTTATCACATACCCTCACATGTAAAAGttggtcattttttatatttaaatttagaatttgaatacAGGAAAGAGAAGATAAAAAGTGAATACATCACTTTTTAGAACCAAACAGAGCCTTACTTTAACTTGGATATGTGACTATGCAATAGTTATGTAAAGTTGTTATCTAAATTGGAATTTTATAGATAGATAGgtagatagatattatttggtgtgtaGCTTTGTAGGAgattagtttataaaaattaatgtctcAAACTTTTGGGGATATTAGTCAGCATTGATGATCTAACATATCtacagcattttttttttttttttggaaacattttagggtttcaattggaTTAAATTTCTATTGGTCTCCTATTTTGGAAGGCatgttagaaatgaaaaaggaaaatactaaatataacaaaataatgtGATAATGATTGTTGTGGGGGGACGAGGATCCAAATGGTTGATGAAGTTCATATAGAGGTGAACCTTGGGAAACATGGATGGGTTATTCTCAAAAAGTATCCATTTAACTTGTACTTAGGCTGAACAATTATATGGGGCGAGAACGCCAAGGACACTTGCCTAATCTTGGAAGGTCAAGGGACAGAGACAAAAGGAGCCCGACAAAGTCTGAAGGGAGACAAAAGTAACTTGGTGTTGAGcatagaaaagaagaaaaaggatggACAAAGTGGTcatcccctccgcattaaatgcactgcaatCACTTAGCTGGCCGCCTTAATGGAGAAATGACCTTGAATTATGTCTTCACAGCTAATACTCTAGTGTAAAAACCTTCTAGCAAGgtcttgatgggacaagtatcaaggaAGTTTGATCATGACCCTTCAAACGTAAGATCTAGATGCATCTTAGCTAAGATATATAAAGTCAAGAAGCACTTGGATCAGGGTGAGGCTGATGgtaaaaaagggggagagagagagagagagagaaatcatcCAATTGTAACATCCTCCTCGGACTAAACCCGAGGAGGAACACTTAGCCACTTCTATGCTATTTCCAGTTGAATACTACACATATAGTTCAAATGTGATCCtcactttttatgttttaacgGGTATTTAAAGGTTGGCCTTGCATCccatttctaaaaattaattgtgtgaGCGCATGGTAATCGGATTAAAACGTATCTTATTGGTCTGTGTTACTCTCTGCCCGCCACAATTGTGATTGATGAACTTTAACAACCTAATTAAAGAGTGTTTGAATTgcttttttatgtaattggtgacatgtcaatttataagcctatagtaaaatttatggTATTCAACAACCTATTCGAGgctaattataatatttttataaaattttgggctttttttctaaggaaattttgttgttgttgtggggccttaggcctaggccttgggCCAGCCCTAATCTTAGTGGTTAGAGGAgtacttgtaaaaaaaattcatatataatgTCTCATGATCAATACCCCATACCCTCAtgttaatcaaataaaattatttgatattaatctatttttttgcattatatttaacactaatcaaattaatgttaatttgatatattaaatACATCtgaataatattaattaaactaaGGTTAATGTCATATGGATAATTGAATATCATATGTCCAAGATAAATTAagtctattttttttgaaatatatatatttctttttttttttagaatcaataattttatttaattaacaaGTTCATGGGGTATGGGGatgatttctttttgttaattaaataaaagtattgattctcaaaatatatatatatatatatatatttttttcaaaaaaaatgaacttaatTTATATTGGATATATGatgatacatatatatatatatatttttttttttaaagtaaagttttaattttatatcttgttttttttagagagagagagagagagagagagagagagattgtttgtTTTGTCATTGATGATCTAAAacatttgtaatatttattttgaaacattttagagtttcaattgGATTATATTTCTATTGGTCTCATACTCTCATATTTTAAAGACTTGttgtaaatgaaaaagaaaaatactaaaagtaTTACAAAATGTTCACAAGATAATGTGACAATAtttgtgattaataaatttcaacaacctaattaataaatgttttaattaattttttgtgattgatgacATGTTAGTTTGTAAttctatagtaaaatttgtagtatccttataatatcattcattaaataaaaaacaaattaaaaaaagttcacaacaattaaaaatatttatgattttataaaattttgagtcGTTTGTTGATGGGGATGGGGCCTTGTTTCTAGGAGTAGAAACTTTTTGTgttgggccttaggcctaggtcTTGGACTACTCTGTTAGAAAACATACTCTTTTTCGTGGAACCATTCAAATTACAGTCCAACTAACGTACTAAATCAGCCACAAGTTTACTAACTGGACACGGTTTTCATCCTCGCAAATTTTTGCTCAAAGCAACAATTGGAAAATATCTCATTGGCTGAAAGCCCAAAGTTGTCAGTCTCATTCGTCACGCGCCAAAAAAGCCTTAATTTGTTTTACTACCAAAAAGTCTAAGTCAATCTAATTCCACCATCAATTGCATTTTGCTCCAACTAAGAATTAcaccattcaatattttttaattgaatgtgaattttgtcaaatctatcgttaaattacattatctttgtatattttttatacttgcaaaatttaaaggtaatcaaaaattaatagccatgtcatcaattaattttttaaattcaagtttttgtaatttaaaataatgcataaaagataaggTTATAGAATGAAcggtaaataatatccaattgatataaaaattgacatgattgttaagaatatatagaacatgtaattcaacgataatattttcaaaatatgaattctataacaaattattaggtagtgtaacattacttttatatatatatatatactttgtctcaatttttatatatatatttatatacaattaTTCATAAAAGAAAACACGAAAGACTTAAAACGAGTTTTCAAAGAAAAGACATTTAATGTatgtaacttattttttttaatgagatttagACAACTACAAGCATTGAAATTTATCACCCTaatgtgtgtgagttaaaaacTAAGTATTCTTTCAAAACTTTTCATTAATTCTAATTTCATCTCAAATTGTTGAACCTCTGCTTTTTCCAATTCTTTTAaagatttggtttttaaaaacattgattttctttatttttatgcttATGTAAGTTATATATGTTAGTGAAATCCAATCCACTCATATATCAAACATGATACTTATTTGAGATAATTATATTCACCTCCCTTGCGGTTTGAAGAAATGACACTTCACCCCAAActtgaagagaaaaaaacacTTTTCCCCCTTAACatcaaattgattaaactttgttaaattatagtattaaaaattCTGTATGCTAACCTGCCCTTTGTTTAAGGGCATATTTCAAAGATTATCCTCcattttggaattaaaattttcattattttatatttttaattaaagtgttttaaaaaaaatattaagtacgcattttgcttattattattattattattttttctttcttcaacaaGTTATGGAGAGATTTGTCATTGCAAGTGTTTTGGTACTTGataatttttgcatttttattctaaatttattagttatttttttattaaccatggttaaacttttgtaaagatatttttatagaaatttagaatattttgttactaatataaacaaaatgagaAAAGTGTTAATTTCTTCAAATCTTAAGAGAGAGAAGTGTTTTTCTCCTTTAAGTTTGGGGTGGAGTGTCATCCCTCCAAACCTTAAAAGGAGGAGAGTGTAATTCTccctaattattaaaataattctaTTACATTCAGTTATTTTAAAAACAGTAAACGATGTGAAtccatttatcaaaattcattaatttttttaatgaactatATAATCTTCAATATCAAGGTATATAGATTTCACCTATTTGTGATTGTAACTATTACTGTTTCTATTTGTTTCTAATCATCTAGATAATGTCAAAGACTCGAAGCAAATAGCTGCAAAAATAGTCAAGCCATTCTGCCTAGGGCACATAAAGAAAGTACTTAATTATAAAATCATCTTAAGCAAATCAATATTTGAGTTTATATTCATGTTATAGAATCTAAATGGCAACGAAGAGAATGACCATATGATTCTTGTGAAGAGGTAGTTTATAAAAGATGCTTTAATGATTCTACCTCTACTCTACACAGTAGTTTGCTCGTGtcagtaattttaaatttctcacTTACCATACTTGTTCGGAGGATTTTTCATGGCATCAAGCATGAGTCTTTCATGTACCTTCGATTTTCACAAACCTTTCCAATCATTGAAGCAATCTTACTGCTTCATCCAGTAAgcttatttttttgagaaatttccaaaattgtTAGAGACCCATATGATATCATCTTCGTGAGAAGTTTGACTCAGATTATACCACTTTCTAAGAcagctggattttttttttttttttggatgcccTATCAAAGattgtactttttttcttcGATAAAATCATATCTGACACCCAATTGATGCCTTAAGGGGGAGACATTGAAGATTTGGGCTTGAACCCCCAAAAGTTTGAACCTAAAAGGAGTTCCATGCATCAAGAACAACTAATCCTAGCCCCCCACTCTTTTGCATACCCTTTGAAGAAAACCTCTTTGTTTAGTAGGATTGATTCCAAAACCGGGAAAGCAAGTTTGGAAGAAGATGTGTTTCAAAATGATCCTCCTGTTAAGGTACCCTAGCCTAACATCAACTCAATGATCTCATCCTTCCGGATAGGATGGATGGGATGTCGTAGCTTCAAGCGAGTAAGAAATGTTATTTTCACATCTTTATTAGCCTAAAACATACAACTATATAATCTTTCATGCAAATGAATTGGTGACACAATCTTGTGTCTCTCCAACAACAAATCAATCATATACAACACAACATACTGCCTAGTCAAGTCATCATTCCCCTTAACAAAAGTGGTGGCAGTcataatatctttaaaaatcaCATGAGTATGCCAAAAACAGCTTTTTGTGGTGAATGCTGATTTCAAAGTCATTGTCATAAAACCAAATGATTCCCAAATTTTCTCAACATCCAAACAACACAactaaacaccaaaaaatttaaacaaatccaaccacaacacaacaaataaacaattacAATATCTTTAAAATCCAATAAGACCACAACAACAAACCAATGCAATACCAAAATAAAAGGCACAACCAACTAATAAGAAATCATTCTCTAATTACATATAGACATATAGTCTCCCAATAAATTTTCTCACTTTAATATGCCCTTATGCAATAACATTATCATGCCAAATTCATTTCCCAGGTACTACTCTCAAGTGCATTAGAGAGGACACAAACTCATACTAACCTATATTTATGGAGGGCAGAGCTGCAGAGGTGCCAATTGGCCCAAATCATGTACCAAAATCCATGTGAATAATGTCaatattatttactaaaaaGATATATGACCTGTATATTTGTAATTGCACAAGGTACACACAATCATATATACTGTCCTTATCACTAAAGGGTACATCATACAATAAACATCAACCAAGTCAACTTTTTTAGCTTTTAAGTTggatttccaaaaaaataaataaatagcttATAGGTTTCTggaagaacataaaaaaaaggtatatcaaaataaaaatcctaagaTTCCTTAATTGAGCCCCcacttttttagaaaataaaaatccaaagcTTCAATCGTGCAAAAGATGAAGAAACAAATTGAAAGGGTGGGAGTCATACCATATCATATAATTAGATCAACTCCTATTCTCACTGTAcatttaccaaaaaattgaTATGCATCTTTGAcctatatggttttttttttctcaaagaaCGGAAAATAACCTCCGAAGACTATATTTGCTTTCACACCAAGGCAACTCTGATGTTGCCAGCactcaaagaaagaagaaaattgcgaaagcATTAAATGATTAAACACCAATAAAAGAAGAATGATAATAGGGTTTTATATTAAAACTTGTTAAGATTTGTGATTAGAGTAAAATTAATGACATGCTTATCTGATGTGTTATTGATTACTGAAGTTGAGTTTATATACATCAATAGGAATAACAGAATTCATAACCAACTTAAACTAACTAACTAATCTCCTCATGTGCACATTAAATGTTCACTTAACTAACTAAAGCTACTTGTAGTATATCTACGCAATACTCAACGACATGTAGTACAACTCTTGCATATAACTATTCGATTCTACAGCTGCATCTTCTTCATCACAGCAGCATTGATGTATCATAACAGCACCTGCAATGCTCTCTTCAACACTTCCCCTCAAGGTGGAGCATAAATGTCATTTATGACCATCTTGGAAAGGAGATTATTGAATTGTTGATGCACAAGTGGCTTACTTAGAATGTCTACAAGTTGATGCCTAGTTGAAACATGAAAGGTCTTCATTGTGCTGTCTTGGATCTTCTCCCttacaaagtggcagtctaATTCAATATGTTTTGTCCTTTCATGGTACACAGGGTTAGCTGCTATGTGAATTGCAGCCTTGTTATCACAGTAGAGGAGTGTAGGTTAATCACGACTGATGGTGAAATCCTTCAACGGACCAATTAACCACACAAAAACTCCACCTATAGGTCTACACCATATACTATAGGccaaattcatttatttttttaattaggctATAACAATGTTTTTGAAATAGGTCCATATCCTATAGTGACATTTGTGAAATTAGGTTAACTTCTATAGTTTCCATAGTAGCAAGATAAAACATGTAAATTTTTATAGGTGCATTCAAGAAAATTGTTGTTGGCATCTTGTACTACGGTAGAATATTAGACCTGGAGCTTCCAGGCTTTTCACCTTAATTTCCACCAGGTGGAGTACTTTTGATCACACATTTCTTTGTAGGCACAGAGCTACCATACCTAGACCTCGGCCTCTTCGCTGTAGTGTTTCCTTAcatcactacaaaaaacttgACCTATAGTGGGGttacaaacgccactataggtcctaaaaatgccactataggcccATTAGGGCTATAAAAGCATTTGTTATAGTGGCGTTGTAAATACCATTATTTTATAGCGATtatag of Quercus lobata isolate SW786 chromosome 8, ValleyOak3.0 Primary Assembly, whole genome shotgun sequence contains these proteins:
- the LOC115957835 gene encoding F-box/FBD/LRR-repeat protein At4g26340-like, giving the protein MAKSKSTSKRSKKPILKLKLKRKKRIAVDRISDLPDSLLSHILSFLTTKDAVVTSILSSRWKTLWTLVPNLDFDDFEVGFLRISSSLPSYPTWQRPSPLPLLKRYRFTFAHIVSRVWSLRNANPNPPKEFRLRWQNDCDPIHVDTWLRTAITRGFEVLDLDIYLPLPDHFILPFTLFNYCKTLAVLKLGGSIVLDPPSSSAMGFPSLKVLHLHLVEYANPDSFSRLLSCCPVLQDLSVQILGNEDGENNFKIIVPTLKRLQFCIHIPNYKLEINAPCLEYLYFMGNIGKYVLLDNLSNLVEAVLETSDSYVSVSCLTELFDGFQEYGKRVWAFLRALYNVKSLHLDSSTTECLCNAIDFDDPPMFHKLARLNFEYGHHCLMENVLPLLLHQAPKLAVLIFDKKWSKCCGDEEKDCFSLEKMFCEDIPECLSSHLRTFHFQGFHRIKDELELIRRILKCAGVLKTMSVSSYPLTSEGKVYVLNELLKFPRLSSTCRIAFN